Proteins from one Oncorhynchus keta strain PuntledgeMale-10-30-2019 unplaced genomic scaffold, Oket_V2 Un_contig_1353_pilon_pilon, whole genome shotgun sequence genomic window:
- the LOC127918174 gene encoding uncharacterized protein LOC127918174 isoform X1, whose amino-acid sequence MLKQVVTMLKQVVTMQVLTMLKQVVTMLKQVVTMLKQVVTMLKQVVTMLKQVLTMLKQVVTMLKQVVTMLKQVVTMLKQVVTMLKQVVTMLKQVVTMLKQVVTMLKQVVTMLKQVVTMLKQVVTMLKQVVTMLKQVVTMLKQVVTMLKQVVTMLKQVVTMLKQVVTMLNRW is encoded by the exons atgttaaaacaggtggtgaccatgttaaaacaggtggtgaccatgcaggtgctgaccatgttaaaacaggtggtgaccatgttaaaacaggtggtgaccatgttaaaacaggtggtgaccatgttaaaacaggtggtgaccatgttaaaacag gtgctgaccatgttaaaacaggtggtgaccatgttaaaacaggtggtgaccatgttaaaacaggtggtgaccatgttaaaacaggtggtgaccatgttaaaacaggtggtgaccatgttaaaacaggtggtgaccatgttaaaacag gtggtgaccatgttaaaacaggtggtgaccatgttaaaacaggtggtgaccatgttaaaacaggtggtaaccatgttaaaacag gtggtgaccatgttaaaacaggtggtgaccatgttaaaacaggtggtgaccatgttaaaacaggtggtgaccatgttaaaacaggtggtgaccatgttaaaacaggtggtgaccatgttaaacaggtggtga
- the LOC127918174 gene encoding uncharacterized protein LOC127918174 isoform X2, with translation MLKQVVTMLKQVVTMLKQVVTMLKQVVTMLKQVVTMLKQVHVKQVVTMLKQVVTMLKQVVTMLKQVVTMLKQVVTMLKQVVTMLKQVVTMLKQVVTMLKQVVTMLKQVVTMLKQVVTMLKQVVTMLKQVVTMLKQVVTMLKQVVTMLKQVVTMLKQVVTMLKQVVTM, from the exons atgttaaaacaggtggtgaccatgttaaaacaggtggtgaccatgttaaaacaggtggtgaccatgttaaaacaggtggtgaccatgttaaaacag gtggtgaccatgttaaaacaggtccatgttaaacaggtggtgaccatgttaaaacaggtggtgaccatgttaaaacaggtggtgaccatgttaaaacaggtagtgaccatgttaaaacag gtggtgaccatgttaaaacaggtggtgaccatgttaaaacaggtggtgaccatgttaaaacaggtggtgaccatgttaaaacaggtggtgaccatgttaaaacaggtggtgaccatgttaaaacaggtagtgaccatgttaaaacaggtggtgaccatgttaaaacag gtggtgaccatgttaaaacaggtggtgaccatgttaaaacaggtggtgaccatgttaaaacaggtggtgaccatgttaaaacaggtggtgaccatgttaaaacag gtggtgaccatgtaa